A stretch of Caenorhabditis elegans chromosome IV DNA encodes these proteins:
- the sec-24.2 gene encoding uncharacterized protein (Product from WormBase gene class sec;~Confirmed by transcript evidence; yeast SEC homolog): MSNIPTAPGNVGFPQAYGQNQNQQYQHVQQFSQFSQPSAAPLNNAPPNYAANPFPFPTATTSQEPVKPVSQIPNGAPSYQYNHAAPNYPTAASAFPAHSAGFSHQPPSFSPATQPSMNGHHAPPPPAVSRPPAFPTPPPSVGSAAPSIQPPIPSALASARPAPFPAAQPPPAPTPTPSYQQQMAPRPQAPAAYPPASQQQGYPPQPQQNSQYGQPQVPQPQMQNMNQQFGQMNMSGAPGPQQQMGGYRNDIIDLIAERNVQQLGFEDIEIQIPQQVANPNAHVDPNIFRSTLAQVPQTEELLKKSRLPFAITLHPFRDVKNLNIIQTSNIVRCRYCRTYINPYVYLPDHRHWKCNLCNRNNDLPDDFCWDPVTKAFGDPRNRPEIQNATVEFIAPSEYMLRPPQPAVYVFVIDISAAAIQSGYLHTFAEQLLINIDQMPGDDRSQVCFIAVDQCLHFFSFSSNKRYPNEMIVDDIDDAFLPSVTSLLVPMKKFKDTIRTFIKQLPEFYSQIGPTSNGNCLGSALKLAQSMIQEVGGRISIFQVSLPNLGLGALKSREESTEGGQNLGPATDFYKALSLECTGSQICLDLFMFNTQYADLATLSEIAKFSTGCVYHFPNYNYRNDIHQVKRFERTLTRYLTRKLGFEAVLRIRTSRGLALTGFYGNFFVRSPDLLALANVNPDSALAAQVTLEEKLPQYVCFQSALLYTSSKGDRRIRVHTMCLPTTGDLLQLYNNFDLKATVSYLAKIGVERSMTGSSLADSREALVNAVVDSVGAYQKAVSRGSGMLVPRVGHLRLFPSYVLAMLKHPAFSSSRGIRLDERAGAMLMMRFSPLDQILSDIYPRLYRLNELASMPEDQSPPALPLSFEHISRGGVYLMITGTIAFVYVASSADPGFLVNVFGTSTYNDIDEYSLLERDNELSRRVHAFFKQVTQFRFYLGPIITIKEHSPLRDVFVRRLVDDRSESTHSYVEFLQHLKREISGN, encoded by the exons ATGTCGAATATACCGACAGCGCCGGGAAACGTTGGATTTCCGCAGGCGTACGGTCAAAACCAGAATCAACAATATCAACACGTCCAACAATTCAGTCAGTTTTCTCAACCATCTGCGGCTCCGTTAAATAATGCTCCTCCCAATTATGCAGCCAATCCGTTTCCTTTTCCGACTGCAACGACTTCGCAAGAGCCG gtGAAACCCGTATCTCAAATCCCAAATGGAGCACCAAGTTATCAATATAACCATGCTGCGCCAAATTATCCAACTGCAGCTTCAGCTTTTCCAGCTCATTCTGCAGGATTTTCTCATCAACCACCGTCCTTTTCACCCGCTACTCAGCCTTCTATGAACGGCCATCatgctccaccaccaccagctgTG tcCCGACCGCCAGCGTTTCCAACTCCACCACCATCAGTTGGTTCAGCAGCTCCAAGTATTCAGCCTCCGATCCCATCTGCACTTGCTTCAGCCCGACCTGCTCCATTTCCTGCTGCTCAACCTCCACCGGCACCAACTCCAACGCCTTCTTATCAGCAACAAATGGCTCCACGGCCTCAAGCACCAGCTGCTTATCCTCCGGCTTCACAGCAACAAGGATATCCTCCCCAGCCACAGCAAAATTCACAGTATGGTCAACCACAAGTCCCACAACCTCAAATGCAAAATATGAATCAGCAATTTGGACAAATG aacatgAGCGGAGCTCCTGGTCCTCAGCAACAAATGGGCGGGTATCGCAATGATATAATTGATCTGATTGCTGAAAGAAATGTTCAACAACTTGGTTTTGAAGATATCGAGATTCAGATTCCTCAACAAGTCGCGAATCCGAATGCTCATGTTGATCCAAA TATTTTCCGCTCAACACTCGCCCAAGTTCCACAAACAGAAGAACTACTGAAAAAGAGTCGATTACCATTTGCAATAACACTTCATCCGTTCCGAGATGTTAAGAATCTCAATATTATACAAACATCGAATATTGTACGTTGTCGGTATTGTCGGACATATATTAATCCATATGTATATCTTCCTGATCATCGACACTGGAAATGCAATCTCTGTAATAGAAATAACGACC tgcCTGATGATTTCTGCTGGGACCCAGTGACAAAAGCATTCGGAGATCCTCGAAACAgaccggaaattcaaaatgcgACGGTTGAATTTATTGCTCCATCGGAATACATg TTACGTCCACCTCAACCTGCTGTCTATGTATTCGTGATTGATATTAGTGCTGCAGCAATTCAATCAGGCTATTTACACACATTTGCCGAGCAACTTCTCATCAATATAGATCAAATGCCAGGAGATGATCGTTCTCAAGTGTGCTTCATTGCTGTCGATCAATGCTTGcatttcttctcattttctagTAATAAGCGGTATCCGAATGAAATGATTGTAGACGATATCGATGACGCTTTTCTTCCATCAGTCACATCACTGCTTGTTCCTATGAAGAAATTCAAAGATACAATTCGAACTTTTATCAAGCAACTTCCCGAATTCTACTCTCAAATCGGCCCAACTTCAAATGGAAATTGCCTCGGATCTGCATTGAAGCTCGCGCAGAGCATGATACAAGAAGTTGGAGGAAGGATATCAATCTTCCAAGTCAGCCTACCAAATCTTGGATTAGGAGCACTGAAAAGCAGAGAAGAATCGACGGAAGGTGGTCAGAATTTGGGGCCAGCAACCGATTTCTACAAAGCTCTATCGTTAGAGTGCACCGGATCGCAGATTTGCCTTGATCTGTTTATGTTCAACACGCAATATGCTGATTTGGCAACTCTTT ctgaaattgcAAAGTTCTCGACAGGATGTGTCTACCATTTCCCGAACTACAACTATCGAAATGATATCCATCAAGTAAAACGATTCGAACGGACTCTCACTCGATATTTGACACGAAAACTCGGATTTGAAGCAGTTCTTCGTATTCGAACGTCTCGTGGCCTCGCTCTAACCGGTTTCTACGGAAACTTCTTCGTCCGATCTCCAGATCTTTTGGCACTTGCCAACGTGAATCCAGATTCTGCACTTGCGGCTCAAGTGACACTCGAAGAGAAGCTTCCGCAATATGTATGCTTCCAGTCAGCACTACTCTATACATCGAGTAAAGGTGATCGTCGTATTCGAGTACATACAATGTGCCTTCCAACAACTGGTGATCTACTTCAACTTTACAATAATTTTGATCTGAAAGCTACGGTATCCTATCTGGCTAAAATTGGAGTAGAACGATCTATGACTGGAAGTTCACTTGCTGATTCAAGAGAAGCACTTGTAAATGCAGTTGTCGACAGTGTTGGAGCATATCAGAAGGCTGTATCGAGAGGAAGTGGAATGCTTGTTCCACGTGTCGGTCATCTTCGGCTCTTCCCAAGTTATGTGCTGGCTATGCTCAAACAT ccagcATTCTCCTCGTCTCGTGGCATCCGCCTAGATGAACGAGCCGGCGCAATGTTGATGATGCGATTCAGTCCATTGGACCAAATTCTGTCTGACATTTATCCACGTCTCTATCGGCTCAACGAACTCGCCTCAATGCCAGAAGATCAGTCGCCACCAGCATTACCACTATCATTCGAGCATATCAGTCGTGGAGGTGTCTATCTGATGATAACTGGTACTATTGCCTTTGTCTACGTGGCTTCATCCGCAGATCCAGGTTTCCTGGTTAATGTTTTCGGAACTTCTACGTATAATGATATTGATGAG tattCCCTTCTGGAAAGAGATAATGAATTGTCGAGAAGAGTGCACGCGTTCTTCAAGCAAGTCACACAATTCCGATTCTATCTGGGACCAATAATAACGATTAA agaaCACTCGCCTCTCCGTGACGTGTTTGTACGGCGACTTGTCGATGATCGGTCAGAATCAACACATTCATATGTAGAATTCCTGCAGCATTTGAAACGAGAGATTAGTGGTAATTAG
- the ZC518.8 gene encoding Glutathione S-transferase (Partially confirmed by transcript evidence) — protein MPAYLTTNPGTPVSGEAFTFGNLYQIDNFSFILH, from the exons ATGCCTGCGTATCTAACTACG AATCCAGGAACACCAGTTTCGGGGGAAGCTTTCACATTCGGAAACCTTTatcaaattgacaatttttcatttatattACACTAA